One Seriola aureovittata isolate HTS-2021-v1 ecotype China chromosome 3, ASM2101889v1, whole genome shotgun sequence genomic window, TGACATTACAAGAGTTATTTAATTAAGTTGCTAAATATGGATCCTGACATTTCTTTTATGCCACTGCTGCCTTCACGTTCTCTACTCTGGGTGCCTGTGTAGCCAGCAGCTacacaggatgtttttttttacattttgtcttgtttttcatgGCATCTGAGAAACTGAACATAAAGAATTTTGACagattttgtaaaaaaaaaaaaaaaaaaaagattcaatgTGATTAATGCTGATCCAGAATGTCAGAGTGGTTTAACTTGTTCGTCTTATCAAtaatttttaatacatttttctgagtggtttttttctgattattaATTTCATGTGAGTGTATTCTGATATAAACTTCACCCAGGTATGCATCTTTTTTACTCAAATGTCAGTGTCTATCTTTTTTAGTGGGTATCTTGGTGCAAGGGGGTGGTAGGCTGGAACTGGGAAATCAGATGGGTGTGTGGATgtgcgtatatatatatatatatatatatatatatatatatatatatatatatatatatatatatatatatatatatatatatatacatttatatatacatatatatggaTAGGTGGGTGTGTGGCTTGATGAGGTGGGAAAAATTAGGATGCATGTGTAAGACGAGAGTccatgaataagaaaaaaaacaacgcAGTAGAACTTGAttcaacaacataaaagtttGCAGAAATAgtgctgtttaaaaatgtctATTTGCAATCACAGAACGACATTAGTCGacactaaacaaataaaaattgagaTCAGTTTACCTGTGTAATAGAGCTGGTATGGCACTGCCACCAAGAGTTCCAACCCCAGGATGCTGAGCAGCAAGTATGCTTGCACTTCTGGTGATAATCTAGCAGCCAGAACAACCAACAGCAAAACATTCCCTGCAACGCAACAAAGACATATTTCCTGTAGCATTACTGCCACCTTGTGGAGAAAACTGGCCTATACATGAGCAGTAAAGGGGCAACACGTGCAGTTGTACCTGCAGAGTGAATGGAGAGTGGCAGGTGATTCAgtccctgtgtctctctgtagaATCGCAGGTACCCTCTCCTTCTGGCTTGACTGTGATGGTGCTGCATACACCGAGTGaacaccagcaccagcacccacaaacacaccttCCCGTACACAATGACACTGTCACCTGACACATTATGCAAAACACTCGCACACACCTCTGCCTGGCCaaatttcaacacacacaacactgacacacacactgacaacacaacatacacaatctggaaaaaggaagagagaagtgGAAGTGAGACAGATGTCTCAGACCAGTTTACACTATGACTATTAttatacacagaaaataaagacaactTTGAGTAAGTAGATTAAGAGGAAGAATTAGACAAATGCCTTTACGTGTGCTGCCAGATTATCTAAAtggaatgaaattaaaatttaaacacatatttactctagggctgcagctaatgtttaaatttacattacagaaaataaaggtcaggttattgtgtgtgtttgtgggtgtgtatgtttgtgagtgCATATCATAcatgcagcagagacagcaggcTGGCATGGCAGTGTGTTGGTACGG contains:
- the tmem192 gene encoding transmembrane protein 192, which codes for MESKGRSLHAAGTSVDMTRSVEEESLVDGPLISADALHSAIRRQFQTVPTHCHASLLSLLHIVYVVLSVCVSVLCVLKFGQAEVCASVLHNVSGDSVIVYGKVCLWVLVLVFTRCMQHHHSQARRRGYLRFYRETQGLNHLPLSIHSAGNVLLLVVLAARLSPEVQAYLLLSILGLELLVAVPYQLYYTVKVMRFNREKAAPDVSQEECSHTYSVTSLPTETGFREGSCLEEVVERQADLIEYLKQHNTLLSKRLLNLTAQH